Below is a genomic region from Demequina sp..
CGGTGCCCGTCTTGACGTCGCTCGTTGGCTCGATCTTGAGCGCGGTCAACGTGCCCGACGCGTTGGTTGCGGGGGCCAGCGCCGTCGCGAATTCCACGGTGATGGCCACGGTCGCCTCTTGATAGCGCTCGGCCCGCTCCACGGCGCCGACGAGCGGCGCAACCTCAGAGGCCGACTCCAGTGGGGACTCTCCCGACTTAGCGATGACCAGCGCGATACCTGCGGCGAGCGGTGCAATCAGCGCGAGCGCGACGGCGATCGCGAGCCCGCCCGAACGTGTCTTGCTTGGCATGCTGCCTGATCAGCCCCCTTTGACGGCGCGACGATGCGTTGAGTGTGAGTGTACTGACACGTCAACCTCTGTCTCCGTCAAGGCACACCTGGACCGCGCCTAGCGGTTCGTCGTTGGAAGCGCGAGACCTTGCATACAGTCGGTTGCCGGGTAGATCTCGAAGTCGCCGTACTGGTTGTACAGCCTTACGGCTGCCATCACGATTTCCTCAGTGCTCTCGCCAATCAAGTCTTCGGGTATGTCGTGATCGCGCAAGCACTGGGCGATCGAGGAAGCCTTCTCGTCGGCGGCGAGCCAGTAGGACTCCTTGGCCTGCGGCTGGAAACTGTAGACGCGACTGATGTACTTCACCGTCTCCGCGTCGCACGACTCGATGATCGCGGACTGCTGGTTGGTGTCCATTGTCGCGGGACCAGTGATGTACTCAATGCGCGGGAACGGCGGATACCAGGTGTCGTCCGCGATGACGGTTCCCGTTGTGAATCCGGCGTCACGAAGGCACTGCTGGTTGTCTCGCTGTGCGTCCATCATGTCCGTTATGGTTACTTCCCCGCGCGCATCGGCGGCATCTAGTAGCGCCAGTTGAGCCTCGTCGACGCGGTAGTCGGCGGCAGCCATCTTCTGGGTCTCCGCCATTACTTTCGCGAAGAGTTCCTTGGTGCTGGGGCTAGGGGAGGGTTGGGCGCTCTGTGCGGAACAACCGACCAAGGCAGTGGCCAACACTGCTAGTGCTACGGCTGTTGCGATGCGACTCATGGAGTGTTCCCTTCCGCACATGCAGGAGGAGCCGTCGCAACACGGCTCCTCCTGCCGTGGCTAGTGTGCGATGAACGCGAGGTACGAGGTGGGAGCGGCCGTGCTTGAGTACTCCACGTTGCTCTTCGAACCGTCGAGGTTGACACCGCCGATGGACTTCGGCGAGTACGAGATGATTGTCTGCTGGTCGATGAGGTTGTCGGACCATGGGCCGTATCCGGTCCATGTTTCGCCGCCTACGTAGTCGTAGCGCCCGTTGCTCCGGGTCTCGATGCATCCCTTCTTGGTGTACACCGTCGCGATTCCTCCAGAGTCCTTCGAGCCGGGGCTATACGCACATGTTGCTGCCTCGGCGGGGCTGCCGAATGCGAACACTGCTGCCATCACCAGCGCGGCGATGCTCGCGCCGACTCCACCCTTCTTGGTAACTGCCATGGTCACCCTCCATATTTGGTTGTGGACCCTCGTTGGTCCGCTCGTAACGTTATGAGTGAGGGAGGGGGGGGGCGTCAAGCCCCCATTTATGGGGACACGGCTAACCCCGAGCCAAACGTGGAGCTGTTGCCGACGTCGGGCATGGGTGGTCAAGCAAAGAAGCCCGACGCGTAGGTTGCGGGGGCGAGCGCCGTCGCGAGTTGCACGGTAATGACCACCGTGGCCTATTGGTAGCGCTCCGCGCGCTCGAGAGCGCCCTCGTGAGGCTCAACCTGGGACGCGAACTCAAGTGGAGACTCGCCGGACTTGGCGATGACGAGAGCGATTCCCGCGGCGAGCGGGGCGATGAGCACGGTCGCCGCTATCGCGGGCCGTTCTGAGCGGCAAGGAACCCCGTGGACATGACACACGGTTGTGACGTGGGATCATTGAGAGCGTGGAACGCGTCGGAGTCCACCCGGACGATCTCGTCTATCGGCGCTGCGGGATCAACGTCCACGCCTGCATTCTCGAGGCAAGCGATGAGTTTGTCGCGGTACTCAGCAGCGAGCGTGTTGTACGCCTCTATTGCCGAAGGTTGCGAGGTGTAGAGGTCGCTCACGAGTGATACTTCGCTCTGGTAGCAATTCTCTCTCACCACCTCATCGCCTTCTGTACGTCTTCGCCCTCGGGCATGACGATGCCAACTTCGATGATCGGCAGGCCGAGTTGTTCGTACTGTTCACTAAAGTCCACCCGGCCTTGGATCGAGCCCTCCAGGCAGGCAACGTAGGCCTGCATTCTCTCCTTGTAGTCCTGATACGTGACTTCGCCGGATTCAAGGGACTGCCTAAAGATAGCGAGCTGAGCCTCGTTCGCCTCGGGGTAATGGGGGAGAGTGGATTGCGCGTCCGTCTGCCATTGTTTCGTGATCTCTTCGTGTGAGGGCCCAGATGCTGTTGAGCATCCCGCGACCAACACGCAAGACGCTGCCACGAGCAGTCCAGTGCGGAATCCGTTTTCCACGCCGCCTCCCGTCGAGGTGGGAACCTGCGCGCGAGCGTACACCGAACTCCGATATTCTGGCTGGTGTTACCAGTCGGTAAGCGAAGAGTTGAAGGATCTCGATGGAGAGCATCACCAAGAACCGGCAGTCGCTGGATACCCTGCGCGCGATGGTCGCGCGAGCCTACGGTCCGGGCGCGGTTCCCGGCGGCGACGACTTCGCCGAGGAACTCGGCCACGGCTGGTTCAACGTCGCCTACGCGATCACGCTCGCGGGTGGCCGCAGGGTGGTGCTCAAGATCGCACCGCCCGCCGGGGTGCGCGTCATGACCTACGAGCATCAGATGATGCGCATCGAGCTCGCGGCGCTGGACCTGATCCGCGCCCAGACCGCCGTGCCGGTTCCCAAGGTGGACTTCGCGGACACGACCGGCGAGATCATCGAGGCCGACTGGTTCTTCATGGACTTCATCGACGGCGACAACCTGGGGATCGAGTCGCAAGAGGGGCGCATCTCGGACGCGGAGCGTGCCGACTATGCCCGCCAACTGGGCGCGCTCAACCGCGAACTCAACCGACCCGTCGGGCCGTGGTTTGGGCCGCTCGCCGGACCCGGTTTCGCCACGTGGCGCGAGGCGTTCCTATCCATGATCGAGGACGTGCTGAAGGACGGCGAGGCCCTGGGCGTGGACCTGGCCCGCGACTACGCCGAGATCCGTGCGGCGATCGCTCGCGACGCCGGTGCCCTGGACGCCGTCGCCGAGCCGCGGTTCATCGAGTGGGACCTGTGGGACTCCAACGTGATGATCCGTGACGGCCGAATCGTGGCGATCATCGACCACGAGCGCGCGTTCTATGGGGACCCTCTCATGGAGGCGTGCTTCACCGCTCTCGACCTGCCGGCGTTCGGCGACGCGACCGCGTTCCGCGAGGGCTACGGGCTGGGCGCGCTCGATGCCCCGGCGCGCACGCGACGCCGCCTCTACACCCTTTACCTGGTGCTCATCATGATCATCGAGACCCGCTATCGCGGCCACACCGACGACGACGCCTACGACTGGGCGCGCGAGCGCCTCACCGAGATCCTGTCGCTGCTCGGCGAGCCGGCCGGAGACCCGGCGTGACCGCCCAAGCCGCCCCAGCGTCGGGCATCGCGCGCGCCCGCAACGCCGACTTCGTGGTCTTCGGCATGAGCGGCTTCGCGTTCGCCACCTGGATGTCGCGCGTGCCGGACGTCAAGCAGATGCTCTCGCTGACCCCGGGCATGCTTGGCGTGATGCTCCTCGCGGTGTCGGTCGGCTCGCTTGTTGGCCTGCCAACGGCCGGGCGCATCGCCCACCGCTGGGGAGCTGCCACGGCCGTCCGGCTCGGCGCGCTCGTGTCTCTGCCAGGGCTGATGCTCGCCGCGATCGCGGTTCAGTACGGCGACACCATGTACTGGGTGATGCCGGGCCTGTTCCTGCTTGGGCTTGGCGTTGGCGTGTGGGACGTGGCGCAGAACCTCGAGGGCACCATCATCGAGCAAGGCCTCGGCCGCGCGATCATGCCGTGGTTCCACGCGGCGTTCAGCGGCGGCACGGTCGCGGGAGCGCTCATCGGCGCCGGTCTGGTGTGGGCGGGGGTGCCGCTCGTGCCGCACCTCGTGGCCGTTGCGGTGGCCGCAGGGCTCGCGGTGCTGTGGGCCACGCGCCGGTTCCTGCCCGCATTCGACGAGGGCGGCCACGAGCCCGACGCTGCGGCCGGGTCCGCGGCGCCGGTCAAGCAGCGCTCGGCCTGGCTTGAGCCGCGCACCTTGCTCATTGGGCTGGTGGTGCTCGCGGCCGCCTTCACGGAGGGCACGGCCAACGACTGGATGGCGGTGGCATTCGTGGACGGGCACGACGTCTCGAACGCGTTCGGGGTCGTTGCGCTCGCGGTGTTCCTGAGCTTCATGACGGCGGGGCGCATCCTCGGAACCGGGCTGCTGGACCGGTACGGACGCGTGATGGTGCTGCGGGTCCTCTTTGGCGCCGCGATCGTCGGCTGCCTGCTGGTGGTGTTCGGCAACGTGTGGGTGGCGCTCATGGGATCCGCCGTGTGGGGGCTCGGCGCGAGCCTCGGCTTCCCCGTTGGCATGTCCGCCGCCGCGGACGACCCTCGCCGCGCCGCCATGCGACTGTCTGTGGTCTCGACCATCGGGTACACCGCGTTCCTGGCTGGGCCGCCGCTGCTCGGGTTCCTGGGCAACCACGTCGGAGTGCTCGACGCCCTGCTGGTCGTCGGCGTCGTCTCGGTGCTCGCTCTCGCCGTAGTGCCGGCCACGCGGCCGCTGGAGCCCGACGCGTAAGCCGGCCGCAGCGTCGGGCCGCGCCCCGTCCCGACCTGCTGAAATGGGTTCTGGTGGTCGCGAAATCTGCGCTTGGCGACCACCAGGCCCCATTTCAGGTCGCCGCGGAAGCGGGACGCAACCGCGAAGCGGCGGGGGCACGGGAAGTAGCCAACCCGGGCCCCGCTAGGCTTTTCCCATGCGCGTCCTCGTCACCGTCAAGTTCACGCCCGACCTCCAATCCCACCGCTCGTTCACCGACGGCGCGGTCACGCGCACCGCCGACGACGGCTCCATGAACGAGCTCGATGAGAACGCGGTCGAGGCCGCGCTCCAACTGGTCGAGGCCGCCGGTGAGGGCGAGGTCATCGCGCTCACCGTTGGTGGGCCCGACGCTGTGGCCGCCGTGCGCAAGGCGCTTCAGTTGGGCGTGGGGCGGGCCATTCACGTTTCGGACCCGGCCATCGCGGGCTCCGACGTGTTCGGCACCGCGCGGGTGCTCGCCGCCGCGATCCGGACGGTGCACGAGGACACGCCGTTGGACCTGGTAATCACGGGCATGGCCGCGCTCGACGGGCTTACCTCGATGCTGCCGACCGCGCTCGCGGTGGAGCTGGACTGGGCGCAGCTGACGCTCGCTTCCACGCTCACGGTGAGCGACGGCGTGGCGACCATCGAGCGCCACCTGCCCGATGCGCACGAGACGGTTCAGGCGCCGCTTCCGGCCGTCGTGTCCGTGACCGACGAGGCCAACAAGCCCCGCTACCCCAACTTCAAGATGATCATGGCCGCGCGCACCGCAGTCATTCCCCAGTGGTCTCTTGAGGACATCGGCGTGGTGCCGTCCACGGTGGGCGCGGGCGCGGCGCGCGTGAGCGTGGTCGAGGCGGCGCCGCGAGAGCCGCGCACGCCGGTCATCGTCACTGACACGGGGGAGGGCGGCCGCCAACTTGCCGACTTCCTGCTCGAGAGGGGGCTCGCATGAGCGACGTGGGGCAGAACACTGTTGCGGTGCTCGCGGAGCGGCATGGCGAGCACGTGTCGCAGCCGACGCTCGAGGCGCTCACGCTGGCGGACACGCTCGGCACGCCGGTCGCGGTGTGGCTTGGCGGGGCGCCGTCGAAGAGGCGGTGCAGCAACTGGGCGACTACGGCGCGGTGCAGGTGCGCGTGATCGATGCCGACGTGCGCGTTCCCTCGGTTGCGGCCGCGGCGCTCGCGGCCGCCGGGCATGACGCCGAGGTGTTCATCGTCGTCTCGACGTTCGTCAACAAGGAGATCGTGACCCGGCTGGCGCTCGCGACGGGGGCGGGCGTGGTCGTGGACGCGGCCGGCGCCGAGGTCGTGGACGGTCGCGTGGAGACTACCCAGACAGTCTTCGCGGCCACGTGGAACGTGCGCTCGCGGATCAACAGGGAGCTCGCCATCGTCGCCGTGCGGCCCAACACGACCAACGCGGTCCTCATCGAAGACGCCGCGCTGCCGGCCGTCGTGGACGTTCCCTTCGAGCCTCCGACGGCGCGCGAGACGGTGGTGCACGTCGAG
It encodes:
- a CDS encoding aminoglycoside phosphotransferase family protein; protein product: MESITKNRQSLDTLRAMVARAYGPGAVPGGDDFAEELGHGWFNVAYAITLAGGRRVVLKIAPPAGVRVMTYEHQMMRIELAALDLIRAQTAVPVPKVDFADTTGEIIEADWFFMDFIDGDNLGIESQEGRISDAERADYARQLGALNRELNRPVGPWFGPLAGPGFATWREAFLSMIEDVLKDGEALGVDLARDYAEIRAAIARDAGALDAVAEPRFIEWDLWDSNVMIRDGRIVAIIDHERAFYGDPLMEACFTALDLPAFGDATAFREGYGLGALDAPARTRRRLYTLYLVLIMIIETRYRGHTDDDAYDWARERLTEILSLLGEPAGDPA
- a CDS encoding MFS transporter codes for the protein MTAQAAPASGIARARNADFVVFGMSGFAFATWMSRVPDVKQMLSLTPGMLGVMLLAVSVGSLVGLPTAGRIAHRWGAATAVRLGALVSLPGLMLAAIAVQYGDTMYWVMPGLFLLGLGVGVWDVAQNLEGTIIEQGLGRAIMPWFHAAFSGGTVAGALIGAGLVWAGVPLVPHLVAVAVAAGLAVLWATRRFLPAFDEGGHEPDAAAGSAAPVKQRSAWLEPRTLLIGLVVLAAAFTEGTANDWMAVAFVDGHDVSNAFGVVALAVFLSFMTAGRILGTGLLDRYGRVMVLRVLFGAAIVGCLLVVFGNVWVALMGSAVWGLGASLGFPVGMSAAADDPRRAAMRLSVVSTIGYTAFLAGPPLLGFLGNHVGVLDALLVVGVVSVLALAVVPATRPLEPDA
- a CDS encoding electron transfer flavoprotein subunit beta/FixA family protein — protein: MRVLVTVKFTPDLQSHRSFTDGAVTRTADDGSMNELDENAVEAALQLVEAAGEGEVIALTVGGPDAVAAVRKALQLGVGRAIHVSDPAIAGSDVFGTARVLAAAIRTVHEDTPLDLVITGMAALDGLTSMLPTALAVELDWAQLTLASTLTVSDGVATIERHLPDAHETVQAPLPAVVSVTDEANKPRYPNFKMIMAARTAVIPQWSLEDIGVVPSTVGAGAARVSVVEAAPREPRTPVIVTDTGEGGRQLADFLLERGLA
- a CDS encoding electron transfer flavoprotein subunit alpha/FixB family protein, yielding MQQLGDYGAVQVRVIDADVRVPSVAAAALAAAGHDAEVFIVVSTFVNKEIVTRLALATGAGVVVDAAGAEVVDGRVETTQTVFAATWNVRSRINRELAIVAVRPNTTNAVLIEDAALPAVVDVPFEPPTARETVVHVEAVEEEEGVPLAEAPVVVSGGRGTGGDYTLIREFAELLGGAVGASRDATDEGWISHEHMVGQTGTTVTPALYVAAGISGAVHHRGGMQASGTIVAVNLDPDAPIFEISDFGVVGSLFDVIPDAIARIREVRGA